The Nocardia arthritidis genome has a window encoding:
- a CDS encoding 2-dehydropantoate 2-reductase: MTGQVMVLGAGSVGVYVGGRLASAGADVTFVGRPRVLDEIAASGLLLTDLDGNDAEVPNTRFWVAPKPDSAGSVDLVLVTVKSAATAEAVRDLVGRIKPGTLVLSLQNGIGNDAVIREILPTCVVLAGMVMFNVVQHGGGHFHRGTEGGLAVQDDPALEPFVELFAAAGLPLRRYPDLLPVQWSKLLINLNNPINALSGLPLREQLADRDFRRCLSLTQREALAAMKRARIKPARLTPLPPELFARSLTVPDAVFHRFAAQVLAVDPQARSSMADDLALGRKTEISWLCGEIVSLGAMVGMPTPVNQRLIELIVAAEQGDQRRWTGAELFAQLRAAIAQANG, translated from the coding sequence GTGACGGGTCAGGTGATGGTGCTCGGCGCGGGCAGTGTCGGCGTTTACGTCGGCGGACGGCTGGCGTCGGCGGGCGCGGACGTCACCTTCGTCGGCAGGCCGCGGGTGCTGGACGAGATCGCGGCGTCGGGCCTGCTGCTCACCGATCTGGACGGCAACGACGCCGAGGTGCCCAACACCAGGTTCTGGGTGGCGCCCAAGCCGGATTCGGCGGGATCGGTGGATCTGGTGCTGGTGACGGTGAAATCGGCGGCGACCGCGGAGGCGGTGCGCGATCTGGTCGGCCGGATCAAGCCCGGCACCTTGGTGCTCAGCCTGCAGAACGGCATCGGCAACGACGCGGTGATCCGGGAGATCCTGCCCACCTGTGTGGTGCTGGCGGGCATGGTGATGTTCAACGTGGTGCAGCACGGCGGCGGGCATTTCCATCGCGGCACCGAGGGCGGGCTCGCCGTGCAGGACGATCCGGCGCTGGAACCGTTCGTCGAACTGTTCGCGGCCGCGGGGCTGCCGCTGCGCCGCTACCCGGATCTGCTGCCGGTGCAGTGGTCGAAACTGCTGATCAACCTGAACAATCCGATCAACGCGCTGTCGGGGCTGCCGCTGCGGGAGCAATTGGCGGATCGCGACTTCCGGCGCTGCCTGTCGCTGACCCAGCGGGAGGCGCTGGCCGCGATGAAGAGGGCGCGCATAAAACCCGCCCGGCTCACCCCGCTGCCGCCGGAACTGTTCGCCCGGTCGCTCACGGTGCCGGACGCGGTATTCCACCGGTTCGCCGCGCAGGTGCTCGCCGTGGATCCGCAGGCGCGCTCGTCGATGGCCGACGATCTGGCGCTCGGTCGCAAAACCGAAATCTCCTGGTTGTGTGGGGAGATCGTGAGCCTCGGCGCGATGGTCGGCATGCCGACCCCGGTGAATCAGCGGCTCATAGAGTTGATCGTGGCGGCCGAGCAGGGCGACCAGCGCCGGTGGACCGGCGCCGAGCTGTTCGCGCAACTGCGGGCGGCGATCGCACAGGCGAACGGCTGA
- a CDS encoding helix-turn-helix transcriptional regulator gives MNSRLSVRLSRLLNMIPYFIANPGISAAEAADDLGVTAKQLMSDLNQLWMCGLPGYGPGDLIDLSFSEESIEVTFSAGIERPLRLTSTEATALLVALRSIVDMPGMVDPTAAHAAIAKIEAAIVGEGAGSAEIAAPVEAPAVATVRSALARHRALRLVYYSASRDVVSERVVDPIRIVLVDNNSYLQAWCRSAEGVRLFRFDRIEDATALDEPARPPSHATEESAALDLFQDDPAVPLARLLIRADYAWVLDQYPMHKVAVHPDGGLEATMRFATLDWMARLLLGFGSGVTVLGPPELVAAVRERSNAALAAYEEAGFEEAAPA, from the coding sequence GTGAATTCGCGGCTGTCGGTTCGGCTTTCGCGGCTGCTGAACATGATCCCGTACTTCATCGCGAATCCCGGTATCAGCGCGGCGGAGGCCGCCGACGATCTGGGCGTCACCGCCAAACAGCTGATGAGCGACCTCAACCAGCTGTGGATGTGCGGCCTGCCCGGTTACGGTCCCGGCGACCTGATCGACCTGTCGTTCTCCGAGGAGAGCATCGAGGTCACCTTCTCCGCCGGCATCGAGCGCCCGCTGCGGCTCACCTCGACGGAGGCGACGGCCCTGCTGGTGGCGCTGCGCTCGATCGTGGATATGCCGGGCATGGTGGATCCGACGGCCGCGCATGCGGCGATCGCGAAGATCGAGGCGGCGATCGTCGGCGAGGGCGCCGGATCCGCCGAGATCGCGGCGCCGGTGGAGGCGCCCGCGGTGGCGACGGTGCGCTCGGCGCTGGCCCGGCACCGGGCGCTGCGGCTGGTGTATTACTCGGCGAGCCGGGATGTGGTGTCCGAGCGAGTGGTCGATCCGATCCGAATCGTATTGGTGGACAACAACAGTTACCTACAAGCGTGGTGCAGGTCGGCCGAGGGGGTTCGGTTGTTCCGGTTCGACCGCATCGAGGACGCCACCGCGCTGGACGAGCCGGCGCGGCCGCCGAGCCACGCCACCGAGGAGTCGGCGGCGCTCGACCTGTTCCAGGACGATCCGGCGGTTCCGTTGGCGCGCTTGCTGATTCGCGCCGACTATGCCTGGGTGCTGGACCAGTATCCGATGCACAAGGTGGCCGTGCACCCGGACGGTGGCCTGGAGGCGACCATGCGGTTCGCCACGCTGGACTGGATGGCGCGGCTGTTGCTCGGCTTCGGTTCAGGTGTCACGGTGCTCGGCCCGCCGGAACTGGTCGCCGCGGTGCGGGAGCGGTCGAATGCGGCGCTCGCCGCCTATGAGGAAGCCGGATTCGAGGAGGCTGCTCCCGCGTGA
- a CDS encoding helix-turn-helix transcriptional regulator, producing the protein MAISKVERLMNLVIALLSTRQFLTAERIRESVAGYEDSVSDEAFSRMFERDKNELRDLGIPLEIGPVSRYSTAEGYRINRDAYELPEIDLTSAEAAAVAVAVQMWESPELAAAAEGALLKLRAAGIHVETDAAVASVPAVPARTRGSEPVLGKLLAAIDAGQAVRFEHRGAINAPYLMRDVEPWGVVTHHGRWYLVGHDRDRDAVRSFRLSRIGEDITPYGPPNSVHKPDGVDLRAIVAEVTGSSPTVSGTATVWVADGRGRELRRQGMVVEERSIGGRPGAIVEFPIRSRDWVARLITGLGPDAVVLAPDELRADVIARLRSVFDHTEVRA; encoded by the coding sequence GTGGCGATATCCAAGGTCGAGCGGCTGATGAATCTGGTCATCGCGCTGCTGTCGACCCGGCAGTTCCTGACCGCGGAGCGGATCCGGGAGAGCGTCGCTGGCTACGAGGATTCGGTCAGCGACGAGGCGTTCAGCCGGATGTTCGAGCGGGATAAGAACGAGCTGCGTGACCTCGGCATTCCGCTGGAGATCGGTCCGGTGAGCCGGTATTCGACGGCGGAGGGCTACCGGATCAACCGCGACGCCTACGAGCTACCCGAGATCGATCTGACCAGCGCGGAGGCCGCGGCGGTCGCGGTCGCGGTGCAGATGTGGGAGTCGCCGGAGCTGGCGGCGGCCGCCGAGGGGGCGCTGCTGAAATTGCGGGCGGCCGGAATTCATGTGGAGACCGATGCGGCGGTGGCGTCGGTGCCCGCGGTGCCCGCGCGCACCAGGGGCTCCGAGCCGGTGCTCGGCAAACTGCTCGCCGCGATCGATGCCGGGCAGGCGGTGCGGTTCGAACATCGCGGCGCTATCAATGCCCCTTATCTGATGCGGGATGTGGAGCCATGGGGTGTGGTGACGCACCACGGCCGCTGGTATCTGGTCGGGCACGACCGGGATCGCGATGCGGTCCGCAGCTTCCGGCTCTCCCGGATCGGTGAGGACATCACCCCCTACGGTCCGCCGAATTCGGTGCACAAACCCGATGGCGTCGACCTGCGCGCGATCGTCGCCGAGGTCACCGGCAGTTCGCCGACGGTCAGCGGCACCGCGACGGTGTGGGTGGCCGACGGCCGCGGGCGCGAGCTGCGCAGGCAGGGCATGGTGGTCGAGGAGCGGTCCATCGGCGGGCGGCCGGGCGCGATCGTGGAATTCCCGATCCGCTCGCGCGACTGGGTGGCCCGGTTGATCACCGGTCTGGGCCCCGACGCGGTGGTGCTCGCCCCGGACGAGTTGCGCGCCGATGTGATCGCCCGGCTGCGTTCGGTGTTCGACCACACGGAGGTCAGGGCGTGA
- a CDS encoding MTH1187 family thiamine-binding protein, with amino-acid sequence MIIAFSVTPLGTGVEVGRAVAEAVRVVRASGLPNRTDAMFTTVEGEWDEVMGVVKQATDAVMAVAPRCSLVLKADIRPGVTGAMTSKVESVERYLAEG; translated from the coding sequence ATGATCATCGCGTTCTCCGTCACACCGTTGGGCACCGGCGTCGAGGTCGGCCGGGCCGTCGCCGAAGCCGTGCGCGTCGTGCGCGCCAGCGGACTGCCCAACCGCACCGATGCCATGTTCACCACCGTCGAGGGTGAATGGGATGAGGTGATGGGCGTCGTCAAACAGGCCACCGACGCGGTCATGGCGGTCGCGCCGCGCTGCAGTCTGGTGTTGAAGGCGGATATCCGGCCCGGGGTCACCGGGGCGATGACCTCGAAGGTGGAATCGGTCGAGCGTTATCTCGCGGAGGGGTGA
- the pafA gene encoding Pup--protein ligase: MQRRIMGIETEFGVTCTFHGHRRLSPDEVARYLFRRVVSWGRSSNVFLRNGARLYLDVGSHPEYATAECDSLHQLVTHDRAGERVLEELLIDAEQRLAEEGIGGDIYLFKNNTDSAGNSYGCHENFLVVRAGEFSRISDVLLPFLVTRQLICGAGKVLQTPKAATFCLSQRAEHIWEGVSSATTRSRPIINTRDEPHADAEKYRRLHVIVGDSNMSETTTMLKVGTAALVLEMIEAGVSFRDFALDNPIRAIREVSHDLTGRRPVRLAGGRQASALDIQREYYARAVEHLRNRDRDPQIDQVVDLWGRTLDAVESQDFAKVDTEIDWVIKRKLFQRYQDRYNMELADPKIAQLDLAYHDIKRGRGVFDLLQRKGLAKRITEDEAVDAAVDTPPQTTRAKLRGDFITAAQEAGRDFTVDWVHLKLNDQAQRTVLCKDPFRSVDERVDRLIASM; this comes from the coding sequence GTGCAGCGACGAATCATGGGGATCGAGACCGAATTCGGTGTCACGTGCACCTTCCACGGTCACCGTCGGCTGTCCCCCGACGAGGTAGCCCGGTACCTTTTCCGCCGGGTCGTGTCCTGGGGCCGTAGCTCGAACGTGTTCCTCCGCAACGGTGCTCGGCTCTACCTCGACGTCGGGTCGCATCCGGAGTACGCCACCGCCGAATGCGACAGCCTGCACCAGCTGGTCACCCACGACCGCGCGGGGGAGCGGGTGCTGGAAGAGCTGCTCATCGACGCCGAGCAGCGGCTCGCCGAGGAAGGTATCGGCGGCGATATCTACCTGTTCAAGAACAACACCGATTCGGCGGGCAACTCCTACGGCTGCCACGAGAACTTCCTCGTCGTGCGGGCCGGGGAGTTCTCCCGGATCTCCGATGTGCTGCTGCCGTTCCTGGTCACCCGCCAGCTGATCTGCGGCGCAGGCAAGGTGTTGCAGACGCCGAAGGCCGCCACCTTCTGCCTCTCGCAGCGCGCCGAACACATCTGGGAGGGCGTCTCCTCGGCGACCACGCGGTCGCGGCCGATCATCAACACCCGCGACGAGCCGCACGCCGACGCGGAGAAGTACCGCCGCCTGCATGTCATCGTCGGCGATTCGAATATGTCCGAGACCACAACCATGCTCAAGGTCGGCACCGCCGCCCTGGTGCTGGAGATGATCGAGGCGGGCGTCTCGTTCCGAGATTTCGCGCTGGACAATCCGATTCGTGCCATTCGCGAGGTTTCGCACGATCTCACCGGGCGCCGTCCGGTGCGGTTGGCGGGCGGCAGGCAGGCCAGCGCCCTCGATATCCAGCGCGAGTACTACGCCCGCGCCGTCGAGCACCTGCGCAACCGCGACCGCGATCCGCAGATCGACCAGGTCGTCGACCTGTGGGGTCGCACGCTGGACGCGGTGGAGAGTCAGGACTTCGCCAAGGTCGACACCGAGATCGACTGGGTGATCAAGCGCAAACTCTTCCAGCGCTACCAGGACCGCTACAACATGGAGCTGGCCGACCCCAAGATCGCCCAGCTCGATCTGGCCTACCACGACATCAAGCGCGGCCGCGGCGTCTTCGACCTGCTGCAGCGCAAGGGGCTGGCCAAGCGGATCACCGAGGACGAGGCCGTCGACGCCGCGGTGGACACCCCGCCGCAGACCACCAGGGCGAAACTGCGCGGCGACTTCATCACCGCCGCCCAGGAGGCGGGCCGCGACTTCACCGTCGACTGGGTCCACCTCAAGCTGAACGACCAGGCCCAGCGCACCGTGCTCTGCAAGGACCCGTTCCGCTCGGTGGACGAACGAGTCGACCGGCTGATCGCGTCGATGTAG
- the prcA gene encoding proteasome subunit alpha: MTLPYFMSAEQIVRDKTELARKGIARGRSVVVLVYDKGVLFVAENPSATLHKVSELYDRVGFAAVGKYNEFESLRRGGILQADLRGYQFDRRDVTGRALANAYASALGSIFSDQMKPYEVEICVAEVGYPEQDPRSVLYRITFDGSIVDERDYVVMGGTTEPIVTALKASYKSGLDLAGAVGVAVKALQAGASEGPEKEKRVIGVSLLEVATLEQARPRRAFRRITSAQLEQLLNPAKGKAKPKAEDAEAE; the protein is encoded by the coding sequence ATGACCCTGCCGTACTTCATGTCGGCCGAGCAGATCGTGCGCGACAAGACCGAGCTCGCGCGCAAGGGCATCGCTCGGGGTCGCAGTGTCGTGGTGCTCGTGTACGACAAGGGCGTGCTGTTCGTCGCGGAGAATCCGTCCGCGACGCTGCACAAGGTGAGTGAGCTGTACGACCGGGTCGGTTTCGCCGCGGTCGGCAAGTACAACGAGTTCGAGAGCCTGCGCCGCGGTGGCATTCTGCAGGCCGATCTGCGCGGTTACCAGTTCGACCGCCGCGACGTCACGGGGCGGGCGCTGGCCAACGCGTACGCCTCCGCGCTCGGCTCGATCTTCAGCGACCAGATGAAGCCGTACGAGGTGGAGATCTGCGTCGCCGAGGTGGGGTATCCGGAGCAGGATCCGCGTTCGGTGCTCTACCGGATCACCTTCGACGGTTCGATCGTCGACGAGCGCGATTACGTCGTGATGGGCGGCACCACCGAACCCATCGTGACGGCGCTCAAGGCCTCCTACAAATCGGGTCTCGACCTGGCCGGTGCGGTCGGCGTCGCCGTCAAGGCGCTACAGGCCGGGGCCTCGGAGGGGCCGGAGAAGGAGAAGCGGGTGATCGGGGTGAGCCTGCTGGAGGTGGCCACGCTCGAGCAGGCGCGGCCGCGGCGGGCCTTCCGCCGGATCACCAGCGCTCAGTTGGAGCAGTTGCTGAACCCGGCCAAGGGTAAGGCGAAGCCGAAGGCGGAGGACGCCGAAGCGGAGTAG
- the prcB gene encoding proteasome subunit beta, producing the protein MTAGDPTRLHLGYALSSFSEYLREHAPDLLPGSRFGALDGAAVKDIAPHGTTIVAISYRGGVLIAGDRRATMGNLLAQRDIEKVFITDTYSASGIAGTAGMAVEMVRIFAVELEHYEKIEGVSLTFDGKANKLSKMVRDNLPIAMQGLAVVPILVGYDVNATDPDRAGRIVSFDVVGGRSEERFGYAAVGSGSTFAKSSLKKLYAKGIDQERALRIAVEALFDAADDDTATGGPDLVRGIYPTAIVIDEEGAVEVTEAQLAEITRAIVADREAAEEGSAGA; encoded by the coding sequence GTGACTGCAGGTGACCCCACGCGTCTCCACTTGGGGTACGCCCTCTCATCCTTCTCCGAGTATCTGCGTGAGCACGCGCCGGATCTGTTGCCCGGCAGCAGGTTCGGCGCGTTGGACGGTGCGGCCGTGAAGGATATCGCGCCGCACGGCACCACGATCGTCGCGATCAGTTATCGCGGCGGCGTGCTCATCGCGGGCGACCGGCGCGCCACCATGGGAAACCTGTTGGCGCAGCGGGATATCGAGAAGGTGTTCATCACCGACACCTACTCCGCCTCCGGGATCGCGGGTACCGCGGGCATGGCGGTGGAGATGGTGCGGATCTTCGCGGTGGAGTTGGAGCACTACGAGAAGATCGAGGGTGTTTCGCTGACCTTCGACGGTAAGGCCAACAAACTGTCGAAGATGGTGCGGGACAATCTGCCCATCGCCATGCAGGGTCTGGCCGTCGTGCCGATCCTGGTCGGCTACGACGTGAACGCGACCGATCCGGACCGGGCCGGCCGGATCGTCTCGTTCGACGTGGTGGGTGGCCGCAGTGAGGAGCGATTCGGTTACGCCGCGGTCGGTTCCGGCTCGACGTTCGCCAAATCGTCGTTGAAGAAGTTGTACGCCAAGGGAATTGATCAGGAGCGTGCGCTCCGGATCGCGGTGGAGGCCCTGTTCGACGCGGCCGACGACGACACCGCCACCGGCGGTCCCGACCTGGTTCGCGGGATCTATCCGACGGCGATCGTCATCGATGAGGAGGGTGCGGTCGAGGTGACCGAGGCCCAGCTCGCGGAGATCACCCGCGCGATCGTCGCGGACCGCGAGGCCGCGGAGGAAGGGAGTGCAGGCGCATGA
- a CDS encoding ubiquitin-like protein Pup yields the protein MAQEQTKRAGGGDDDEGLDGVETAGQERREKLAEDTDDLLDEIDDVLEENAEDFVRAYVQKGGQ from the coding sequence ATGGCACAAGAGCAGACCAAGCGCGCCGGGGGCGGCGACGACGATGAGGGCCTCGACGGCGTCGAGACCGCGGGCCAGGAGCGCCGGGAAAAGCTGGCGGAGGACACCGACGACCTGCTCGACGAGATCGACGATGTGCTCGAGGAGAACGCCGAGGACTTCGTCCGCGCGTATGTTCAGAAGGGCGGCCAGTGA
- the dop gene encoding depupylase/deamidase Dop, whose translation MQRIIGIEVEYGISTPTEPSANPILTSTQAVLAYAAAEGVPRAKRTRWDYEVESPLRDARGFDLSRMNGPAPVIDADEVGAANMILTNGARLYVDHAHPEYSAPEVTDPLDAVIWDKAGERVMEAAARHASSVPGAPRLQLYKNNVDGKGASYGTHENYLMSRDTPFNQIIVGLTPFFVSRQVICGSGRVGIGQSGDHAGFQLSQRADYVEVEVGLETTLKRGIINTRDEPHADADKYRRLHVIIGDANLAEMSTYLKVGSTALVLDLIEAGEDLSDLQLARPVTAVHAISHDPTLRATVALADGRELTGLALQRLYHERVAKFMDREGNDDPRVQDILDNWAMVLDLLERDPMECANLLDWPAKLRLLEGMRQREGLSWAAPKLHLMDLQYSDVRLEKGLYNRLVARGSMKRLITEQQVLDAMTNPPTDTRAYFRGECLRRFGADIAAASWDSVIFDLGGDSLVRIPTLEPRRGTKSHVGKLLDGVDTAAQLVEQLTT comes from the coding sequence ATGCAGCGCATCATCGGTATCGAGGTCGAGTACGGCATCTCCACTCCGACGGAGCCGTCGGCCAATCCGATACTCACCTCCACTCAAGCGGTTCTCGCCTACGCCGCCGCGGAGGGGGTGCCGCGCGCGAAGCGGACCCGGTGGGATTACGAGGTGGAATCGCCGCTGCGCGATGCCCGCGGTTTCGATCTGAGCCGGATGAACGGCCCGGCCCCGGTGATCGACGCCGACGAGGTCGGCGCGGCCAACATGATCCTCACCAACGGCGCCCGCCTGTACGTCGACCACGCCCACCCCGAATACTCCGCCCCCGAGGTGACCGATCCGCTGGACGCGGTGATCTGGGACAAGGCGGGCGAGCGCGTCATGGAGGCGGCGGCACGGCACGCGTCGAGCGTGCCGGGTGCGCCGCGGCTGCAGCTGTACAAGAACAATGTCGACGGCAAGGGCGCCTCCTACGGCACCCATGAGAACTACCTGATGAGCCGCGACACCCCGTTCAACCAGATCATCGTCGGGCTCACCCCGTTCTTCGTCTCGCGGCAGGTGATCTGCGGTTCCGGCCGGGTCGGCATCGGCCAGTCGGGCGATCACGCCGGATTCCAGCTGTCCCAGCGCGCCGACTACGTCGAGGTCGAGGTGGGTCTGGAGACCACGCTCAAGCGCGGCATCATCAACACCCGCGACGAACCGCACGCCGACGCCGACAAGTACCGCCGCCTGCACGTGATCATCGGCGATGCGAACCTGGCCGAGATGTCGACCTATCTGAAGGTCGGCAGCACCGCGCTGGTGCTCGACCTGATCGAGGCGGGGGAGGACCTGTCCGATCTGCAACTGGCCCGCCCGGTCACCGCGGTGCACGCGATCAGTCACGATCCGACGCTGCGCGCCACCGTCGCGCTCGCCGACGGCCGCGAGCTGACCGGCCTTGCGCTGCAACGGCTTTACCACGAGCGGGTGGCCAAGTTCATGGATCGCGAAGGTAATGACGATCCGCGCGTACAGGACATCCTGGACAACTGGGCGATGGTGCTGGACCTGCTGGAGCGGGATCCGATGGAGTGCGCGAACCTGCTCGACTGGCCCGCGAAACTGCGTCTGCTGGAGGGTATGCGCCAGCGCGAGGGCCTGAGCTGGGCCGCCCCGAAACTGCATCTGATGGATCTGCAGTACTCCGATGTGCGCCTGGAGAAGGGCCTGTACAACCGCCTGGTGGCCCGCGGTTCGATGAAGCGGCTGATCACCGAGCAGCAGGTGCTCGACGCGATGACCAATCCGCCCACCGACACCAGGGCCTATTTCCGGGGTGAATGCCTGCGCCGCTTCGGCGCCGATATCGCGGCGGCGAGCTGGGATTCGGTGATTTTCGATCTCGGCGGCGATTCGCTGGTCCGAATTCCGACGCTGGAACCCCGCCGCGGCACCAAATCGCATGTCGGCAAGCTGCTCGACGGCGTCGACACCGCCGCCCAGTTGGTCGAACAGCTGACGACCTAG
- a CDS encoding DUF418 domain-containing protein, with protein MTESTVSVPGGHTGVAPASTGGVASRLATLDVLRGIAILGTLGTNIWILANPEGMIGYLHDVDRSAHGWIWVERVLQQLVQGKFLGLLTIMFGIGLAIQQNSARRAGRRWPGSYPWRAGLLLLDGLLNFLFVAEFDVLMGYAVTGLVVAFVLAKSERAQRRWLTCAAGVHVAILTVIAAGMILAPQQSKPAQPLDPNPYADGSFWDLVGFRLAHLGTFRFEPVFIFAMSIALFLTGAFLYRNGVFRVEGSRIRKRFMAIGFGIALPIDLLVGVLVGGDAMAFTRYGTAPFVSLGILALVIEFYLRRPRVGFVGRRLTEVGRTALSCYILQNLVASILCYGWGFGLAARVSDTARVPFTIAIYLVTAAVIVTGAHLWLRRFERGPVEWVWNVSYRALARER; from the coding sequence ATGACCGAATCGACCGTCTCCGTCCCCGGCGGGCACACGGGTGTCGCGCCCGCGAGCACGGGTGGCGTCGCGTCGCGCTTGGCGACGCTCGATGTGCTGCGCGGCATCGCGATACTCGGCACGCTCGGCACCAATATCTGGATCCTCGCCAACCCCGAGGGCATGATCGGATATCTGCACGACGTCGATCGATCCGCGCACGGTTGGATCTGGGTCGAGCGGGTGCTTCAGCAACTGGTCCAGGGCAAGTTCCTCGGACTGCTCACCATCATGTTCGGCATCGGCCTTGCCATCCAACAGAATTCGGCGCGCCGGGCCGGACGGCGCTGGCCGGGTAGCTACCCGTGGCGAGCCGGGCTGCTACTGCTCGACGGGCTGCTGAACTTCCTGTTCGTCGCCGAATTCGATGTGCTGATGGGCTACGCGGTGACCGGTCTGGTCGTCGCCTTCGTTCTCGCGAAAAGCGAACGGGCACAACGTCGCTGGCTGACGTGCGCGGCGGGCGTGCACGTCGCGATTCTGACCGTCATCGCGGCGGGCATGATACTCGCGCCACAGCAGTCGAAACCCGCCCAACCGTTGGACCCGAATCCCTATGCGGACGGCTCCTTCTGGGATCTCGTCGGCTTCCGATTGGCACACCTCGGCACCTTCCGGTTCGAGCCGGTATTCATCTTCGCCATGTCGATCGCGCTGTTCCTCACCGGCGCGTTCCTGTATCGCAATGGCGTGTTCCGCGTCGAGGGGTCGCGGATCCGCAAGCGGTTCATGGCGATCGGCTTCGGGATCGCGCTGCCCATCGACCTGCTCGTCGGCGTGTTGGTCGGCGGTGACGCGATGGCGTTCACCAGATACGGCACCGCGCCGTTCGTCTCGCTGGGGATTCTCGCGCTGGTCATCGAATTCTATCTGCGACGGCCGCGGGTCGGATTCGTCGGGCGCAGGCTCACCGAGGTCGGCCGGACCGCGCTCAGCTGCTACATCCTGCAGAACCTGGTCGCGTCGATCCTGTGCTACGGCTGGGGATTCGGGCTCGCGGCACGGGTATCCGACACCGCGCGAGTGCCTTTCACGATAGCGATCTATCTCGTCACCGCCGCGGTGATCGTGACGGGTGCGCATCTGTGGTTGCGGCGCTTCGAACGCGGGCCGGTCGAATGGGTGTGGAATGTGAGCTATCGGGCGCTGGCCCGGGAGCGCTGA
- a CDS encoding SDR family oxidoreductase — protein sequence MSTLTGKTALVTGGSRGIGRAVALRLAADGALVVVHYGGNAEAAARTVGEIQAGGGRAFAVRAEFGTPEGIDALFDGLAAGLSGQRLDILVNNAGGGGNGGSLGQLTPAEVDRLFAVNVSAPLFVTQRAVPLLRDGGRVVNISSIAPRVAAPSQVAYAMTKGAIDVMTKTLAVELGSRGITVNSVAPGPVETETMASVLNDDMRAAMGGMTALGRIGRPADVADVIAFLASDAARWITGDVIDVSGGTALSPALGGQ from the coding sequence ATGTCAACGCTTACCGGCAAAACCGCTCTCGTCACCGGCGGCTCGCGCGGAATCGGGCGCGCTGTCGCGCTGCGGTTGGCCGCCGATGGCGCGCTGGTTGTCGTGCATTACGGCGGTAATGCCGAGGCCGCGGCGCGGACGGTCGGCGAGATACAGGCGGGCGGTGGTCGCGCCTTCGCGGTGCGGGCCGAATTCGGCACGCCCGAGGGCATCGATGCGCTGTTCGACGGGCTGGCGGCGGGTCTGTCCGGGCAGCGGCTGGACATTCTGGTGAACAACGCGGGCGGTGGCGGTAACGGCGGCTCGCTCGGGCAGCTCACCCCGGCCGAGGTGGACCGGTTGTTCGCGGTGAATGTGTCCGCGCCGCTGTTCGTCACCCAGCGGGCGGTGCCGCTGCTGCGTGACGGCGGCCGCGTGGTGAACATCTCCTCGATCGCGCCGCGGGTGGCCGCGCCGTCGCAGGTGGCGTATGCGATGACCAAGGGCGCGATCGATGTCATGACGAAAACCCTTGCGGTGGAACTCGGTTCGCGTGGCATCACGGTGAATTCGGTGGCGCCCGGCCCGGTCGAGACGGAAACCATGGCGTCGGTCCTGAATGACGATATGCGCGCGGCGATGGGCGGTATGACCGCGCTCGGCCGGATCGGGCGGCCCGCCGATGTCGCCGACGTGATCGCCTTCCTCGCCTCCGACGCCGCCCGCTGGATCACCGGTGACGTGATCGATGTGAGCGGCGGCACCGCGCTGAGCCCGGCGCTCGGCGGACAGTAG